Proteins co-encoded in one Papaver somniferum cultivar HN1 chromosome 5, ASM357369v1, whole genome shotgun sequence genomic window:
- the LOC113282368 gene encoding beta-arabinofuranosyltransferase RAY1 isoform X3 translates to MKGSSFFASLGYTKAFQVGLWSVWLCGFVLIALSLYASQRLPSSLKEQIRKPKIVVTSAAKDFSTDPTKPTITIFSAPSSFSSVVGARQILAIQSWLSLSPDLTVVLFGQDPNLVSLAGALGSRVSVESNIDFTFLGTPFFHSMVARAQASTSDISVLIDPDTILLPDFISTLNFVHKLDHDWLLVATSPNVTQFPFYLDEAGTHWLQEDGERIKLQKMQEALAEKRQWSCCEGKILLAWNTGELPLHAGVLPPFLYGKGIHSHWIINEALSSDFRFVFDASEAISSFYIGDISHSHNRLPKASTYDDVKEKSWEYAGNSFLGSHYGSMYFRGANFSNKLVKLIKCDGHYLFFDTEENVAFPYRDQSSLNSWKGRIMQSRREKKRMDCVEVSRSLDRNMDCSFEEQFKLSKPLLPPFSLESLLPITADKDKTIILAIAGSSYRDMLLSWACRLRRLQITNFLVCALDRETYQFSILQGLPVFEDPHAPSDISFNKCHFGTKCFQNVTKVKSRLVLKVLKMGYNVLLSDVDVYWFENPLPYLHSYGPAVLVAQSDEFNLTVPINMPRRLNSGFYFARSDAETIAALERVVNHASTSTLSEQPSFYDVLCGEGGKNRLGDDRCHEPETNLTVHFLDRDLFPNGAYRELWEEPNVKSACKKRGCIILHNNWVNGRKRKLERQVLSGLWEYDISRRMCSRSWHSIKLTSYHRQPGYAILMFS, encoded by the exons ATGAAAGGTTCATCTTTCTTCGCTTCTTTGGGTTACACCAAG GCATTTCAAGTAGGTTTGTGGTCAGTATGGTTATGTGGGTTTGTTTTGATTGCTCTTTCGCTCTATGCATCTCAACGTTTGCCATCTTCTCTCAAAGAACAGATTAGAAAACCAAAGATTGTTGTTACCTCAGCAGCAAAGGATTTTAGCACAGACCCAACTAAGCCTACGATAACTATTTTTTCTGCACCTAGTTCTTTTAGTAGTGTGGTTGGTGCAAGACAGATTTTAGCTATTCAATCATGGCTTTCTTTATCTCCGGACCTTACTGTTGTTCTTTTTGGTCAAGACCCAAATCTTGTTTCTCTAGCTGGTGCTCTTGGTTCGCGGGTTTCTGTGGAATCCAACATCGATTTCAC GTTCCTGGGTACCCCATTCTTCCATTCTATGGTTGCGAGGGCACAGGCATCAACTTCAGACATTTCGGTTCTGATAGATCCGGATACCATTCTCCTTCCTGATTTCATTTCTACCTTGAATTTTGTTCATAAACTCGATCATGATTggctacttgttgcaacatcacCAAATGTCACCCAGTTTCCGTTTTACTTGGACGAAGCTGGGACACACTGGTTACAAGAAGATGGTGAACGGATAAAGCTCCAGAAG ATGCAGGAAGCCCTGGCAGAGAAGCGACAATGGAGTTGTTGTGAAGGGAAAATACTTCTGGCGTGGAACACAGGAGAATTGCCTCTGCATGCTGGAGTCCTTCCTCCTTTCTTATATGGGAAGGGGATTCACAGTCATTGGATCATTAATGAGGCATTATCATCAGACTTTAGATTCGTATTTGATGCCAGTGAGGCCATTTCAAGTTTTTACATCGGCGATATTAGTCATTCACATAATAGACTTCCTAAAGCTTCTACCTACGATGATGTTAAAGAGAAGAGTTGGGAGTATGCTGGCAATTCCTTTCTGGGGTCCCATTACGGATCTATGTACTTCCGTGGAGCTAATTTTTCGAATAAGCTTGTAAAACTTATTAAGTGTGACGGGCATTATCTTTTCTTTGACACAGAAGAAAACGTTGCTTTTCCATACAGGGATCAGAGTTCCTTGAATTCATGGAAGGGAAGAATCATGCAGTCCAGAAGGGAGAAAAAGCGTATGGACTGTGTTGAAGTTAGCAGATCACTGGACAGAAACATGGACTGTTCTTTTGAAGAGCAATTTAAGTTGTCAAAACCATTGTTGCCGCCTTTCTCCTTGGAGTCACTCCTCCCAATTACAGCAGACAAAGATAAGACAATTATTCTTGCAATTGCTGGAAGCAGTTATCGAGACATGCTCCTAAGTTGGGCTTGCCGTTTGAGGCGTCTTCAGATTACAAATTTTTTGGTCTGTGCTCTTGATCGCGAAACCTATCAGTTCTCCATATTGCAG GGCTTGCCTGTTTTTGAAGACCCACATGCTCCAAGTGATATCAGCTTCAACAAATGTCACTTTGGGACGAAGTGCTTTCAAAATGTAACCAAGGTGAAGTCCAGATTGGTATTGAAGGTGCTCAAGATGGGATATAATGTACTATTAAGTGATGTTGATGTCTATTGGTTTGAGAATCCATTGCCATATCTTCACTCATATGGCCCTGCTGTTTTAGTAGCACAGTCGGATGAATTCAACTTGACAG TACCCATTAACATGCCCAGACGCTTAAACTCTGGTTTCTACTTTGCACGCTCTGATGCTGAGACAATTGCTGCCTTAGAGAGAGTAGTCAATCACGCATCAACATCTACACTGTCAGAGCAGCCCAGCTTCTATGACGTGTTATGCGGAGAAGGTGGAAAAAATCGCCTGGGTGATGACAGATGCCATGAACCTGAAACGAATCTCACAGTTCATTTCCTGGATAGAGATCTCTTCCCAAATGGAGCTTATCGAGAGTTGTGGGAGGAACCAAACGTAAAATCAGCGTGTAAAAAGAGGGGTTGCATAATCCTTCATAACAATTGGGTCAACGGGAGAAAGAGAAAGCTTGAAAGACAGGTTTTATCTGGGTTATGGGAGTACGATATTAGCAGAAGAATGTGTTCGCGGAGCTGGCATAGTATCAAATTGACTAGCTACCACCGACAACCTGGTTATGCCATTTTAATGTTTTCTTAA
- the LOC113282368 gene encoding uncharacterized protein LOC113282368 isoform X1 — protein sequence MEAQGFMRPPHPLPSSTPPPPPNMTDPQPQLQHHHQQQPPPQGNWFSGQFQYHASQPPPQPPPPQHQQWVPPPSNSYPPLPPPPQPLQQPNNNNNNVYPYHHPLHPQQQPHHHYLPPPPPSHHQHPYSHPPPPAYSQQTWENPNRVYQQSWQHPDGSNVEDWAARAKEWAAAKTVTVDNQHMQHHFVPIGRPEEHSHVYHDQLQQTGDARYADPQQPQHTLSSHQHYPVSSTNFNRPPVNHLQESTFNSGVSSSYVSDGHSAYIARDGAPGGDQNHVYPQGSASGNSSMYQQEVPSSYSSVPAGAEGDGERNEQLRRSSNLQMQEGPHYMQQNFGAAGRSASLDQPHFAYGDLPAEPVATCNRPLEFTPTFSREHDPHPQPSYAHLDPIPSVVSGVVYPPVPSGVQSDPSFGPPGPGHTASMFGQITGSNFHPAISGVSTQYGLGTGISVHPTTPFIGDANGGSTVSDRPKKGSVPNWLREEIIKKKASMVGSYQEHPEGDSTNPIEEEIISNSFINGDQADNKSISSSRLSDDEDDDEDDMKAANTAAHNREIKRVLTEILLKVTDELFDEIATKVIDEEDVTVEADRSINLQKQLSCPPFKTTKASAKVLIPVKGKRSETTDDSEKSSSGAAGDILGLGSYASDEDDEVTVSSIQPTTKPIQPSKLSDISSEDQLHKESEHKRTSSSRAPVRSERDNVATDKDHDKRSNHETSSLQSTLNGSPGIQEDKSNFDGGKMPGAKVGFESKVAIEETDSGESELPHGIVRKTTMEGRSSRSSTDHKNDKEKKRNSGDKISIRKAENAKTNADEKHSNSRRQDQRHVRKEKTEGRDRDVSKERARDRGTKTGEKAKEDSRRDCNSKDETRETEKLKKTSTKEDGNRKRERDKDEKEDKDEREDRSRHSRHRSGRHKRPRSSSISGRGRDSKDNSVGSHADESSDEASEDSRKRKPRSKRRSTSPSPTRSRRRQVSRSPRSKHSHRRHSPHSSLEGSRKRRSRSNSPVHHRRK from the exons ATGGAAGCTCAAGGGTTTATGAGACCTCCACATCCTCTTCCTTCATCCACACCACCTCCACCGCCTAACATGACAGATCCCCAACCACAACTACAACACCATCATCAACAGCAACCACCACCGCAAGGTAATTGGTTCTCGGGGCAGTTCCAGTATCACGCTTCTCAACCTcctccacaaccaccaccaccacagcaTCAACAGTGGGTTCCTCCCCCTTCTAATTCTTACCCTCCTCTTCCCCCTCCACCGCAACCACTACAACAACCTAATAACAATAATAACAACGTTTATCCTTATCACCATCCTTTACATCCACAACAACAACCTCACCATCACTACCTCCCACCTCCTCCTCCATCTCATCATCAGCATCCCTATTCTCATCCTCCTCCCCCAGCTTACTCTCAACag ACATGGGAGAATCCAAATCGAGTATACCAGCAGAGTTGGCAACATCCAG ATGGAAGCAATGTGGAAGATTGGGCAGCACGGGCTAAAGAGTGGGCAGCAGCTAAGACGGTGACAGTGGATAATCAACATATGCAACATCACTTTGTACCTATCGGTAGACCGGAGGAGCATAGTCATGTTTATCATGACCAGCTTCAACAAACTGGTGATGCTCGTTATGCAGATCCTCAGCAGCCACAACATACTCTGTCGAGCCACCAACACTATCCTGTCTCTTCCACAAATTTTAACAGGCCACCGGTGAATCATTTGCAAGAGTCAACGTTCAACTCTGGTGTCTCTTCTTCAtatgtttcagatggacattcgGCGTACATAGCTAGAGATGGAGCTCCGGGTGGAGATCAGAATCATGTATATCCTCAAGGAAGTGCTTCGGGCAACTCATCCATGTATCAGCAGGAGGTACCTTCTAGTTATTCTTCTGTTCCAG CAGGTGCTGAGGGGGATGGAGAGCGGAATGAGCAGTTGCGCAGATCATCTAATTTACAGATGCAGGAAGGCCCGCACTACATGCaacaaaattttggtgccgcTGGTAGATCTGCTTCTCTGGATCAGCCTCATTTCGCTTATGGTGATCTACCTGCTGAACCCGTTGCTACATGCAACCGACCCTTAGAGTTTACACCAACTTTTAGTCGTGAGCATGATCCTCATCCACAGCCAAGCTACGCTCATCTTGATCCCATTCCTTCAGTTGTATCCGGGGTAGTCTATCCCCCAGTTCCATCAGGGGTACAG TCTGATCCTTCATTTGGACCTCCTGGTCCTGGGCATACTGCGTCAATGTTTGGCCAGATTACTGGGTCAAACTTCCATCCTGCTATTTCAGGTGTCAGTACACAATACGGTCTAGGTACAGGAATTTCAGTTCATCCTACAACTCCATTTATTGGAGATGCAAATGGTGGTTCTACTGTTTCGGACCGCCCGAAAAAG GGATCAGTGCCAAATTGGCTTAGAGAGGAAATAATTAAGAAGAAAGCTTCCATGGTAGGTTCTTATCAAGAGCATCCCGAAGGAGATTCAACCAATCCCATTGAAGAAGAGATTATTAGCAATTCATTTATAAACGGTGACCAGGCAGACAATAAAAGCATTAGCTCTTCTAGGCTGTCTGATGATGAGGACGACGATGAG GATGATATGAAAGCAGCAAACACTGCGGCTCACAACCGGGAAATTAAGCGCGTCCTTACTGAAATTCTATTGAAG GTCACTGATGAGTTGTTTGATGAGATCGCCAcaaaagttattgatgaagaagatgttACAGTTGAAG CTGACCGCAGCATTAACTTGCAAAAACAACTGTCCTGTCCTCCTTTCAAAACAACTAAGGCTTCAGCCAAGGTTCTTATTCCAGTCAAAGGCAAGCGATCTGAGACAACTGATGATAGTGAAAAATCTAGTTCTGGTGCTGCTGGAGATATATTGGGTCTCGGAAGTTATGCatctgatgaggatgatgaggtaACCGTAAGTTCCATTCAGCCAACTACTAAGCCAATACAGCCGAGCAAGCTTTCAGATATAAGCAGTGAAGATCAATTACACAAGGAGAGTGAGCACAAAAGAACCAGCTCAAGTAGGGCTCCAGTTCGAAGTGAAAGGGACAATGTAGCTACTGATAAGGACCATGACAAGAGATCAAACCATGAGACTAGTAGCCTCCAATCAACTCTTAACGGGTCCCCTGGAATTCAGGAAGACAAGAGTAATTTTGATGGTGGAAAGATGCCAGGTGCCAAGGTTGGTTTTGAGTCAAAAGTGGCCATTGAGGAAACTGACAGCGGAGAATCTGAATTGCCGCACGGGATTGTAAGAAAGACAACCATGGAAGGAAGATCATCTAGAAGCAGCACAGACCACAAAAATGACAAGGAAAAGAAGAGGAATTCTGGGGATAAAATTTCCATTAGAAAGGCAGAAAATGCTAAGACTAACGCGGACGAGAAACATTCTAATTCTAGGAGGCAGGATCAGAGACATGTTAGAAAGGAGAAGACAGAAGGAAGGGATAGGGATGTCTCGAAAGAAAGAGCGAGGGACCGAGGCACTAAAACTGGAGAGAAGGCAAAGGAAGATTCAAGAAGAGATTGCAATAGTAAGGATGAGACAAGAGAGACTGAGAAACTTAAGAAGACTAGTACGAAAGAAGATGGTAACAGGAAAAGAGAACGGGACAAAGATGAGAAggaagataaagatgagagggaagATAGGTCAAGGCATTCCAGACATAGGTCAGGGAGGCACAAGAGGCCTCGATCGTCGTCTATTAGCGGTAGGGGTAGAGATAGTAAAGACAACTCTGTCGGTAGTCATGCAGATGAATCGAGTGACGAAGCTTCTGAGGATTCAAGAAAAAG AAAGCCACGTTCAAAGAGACGCAGCACATCACCATCGCCTACCAGGTCCAGAAGAAG ACAAGTTTCGCGTTCTCCTCGTAGCAAGCATTCTCATCGCAGGCATTCTCCCCACTCTTCTCTCGAGGGCTCAAG GAAAAGAAGGTCGAGGTCCAATTCACCTGTTCACCATAGGCGAAAATGA
- the LOC113282368 gene encoding uncharacterized protein LOC113282368 isoform X2, protein MEAQGFMRPPHPLPSSTPPPPPNMTDPQPQLQHHHQQQPPPQGNWFSGQFQYHASQPPPQPPPPQHQQWVPPPSNSYPPLPPPPQPLQQPNNNNNNVYPYHHPLHPQQQPHHHYLPPPPPSHHQHPYSHPPPPAYSQQTWENPNRVYQQSWQHPDGSNVEDWAARAKEWAAAKTVTVDNQHMQHHFVPIGRPEEHSHVYHDQLQQTGDARYADPQQPQHTLSSHQHYPVSSTNFNRPPVNHLQESTFNSGVSSSYVSDGHSAYIARDGAPGGDQNHVYPQGSASGNSSMYQQEVPSSYSSVPGAEGDGERNEQLRRSSNLQMQEGPHYMQQNFGAAGRSASLDQPHFAYGDLPAEPVATCNRPLEFTPTFSREHDPHPQPSYAHLDPIPSVVSGVVYPPVPSGVQSDPSFGPPGPGHTASMFGQITGSNFHPAISGVSTQYGLGTGISVHPTTPFIGDANGGSTVSDRPKKGSVPNWLREEIIKKKASMVGSYQEHPEGDSTNPIEEEIISNSFINGDQADNKSISSSRLSDDEDDDEDDMKAANTAAHNREIKRVLTEILLKVTDELFDEIATKVIDEEDVTVEADRSINLQKQLSCPPFKTTKASAKVLIPVKGKRSETTDDSEKSSSGAAGDILGLGSYASDEDDEVTVSSIQPTTKPIQPSKLSDISSEDQLHKESEHKRTSSSRAPVRSERDNVATDKDHDKRSNHETSSLQSTLNGSPGIQEDKSNFDGGKMPGAKVGFESKVAIEETDSGESELPHGIVRKTTMEGRSSRSSTDHKNDKEKKRNSGDKISIRKAENAKTNADEKHSNSRRQDQRHVRKEKTEGRDRDVSKERARDRGTKTGEKAKEDSRRDCNSKDETRETEKLKKTSTKEDGNRKRERDKDEKEDKDEREDRSRHSRHRSGRHKRPRSSSISGRGRDSKDNSVGSHADESSDEASEDSRKRKPRSKRRSTSPSPTRSRRRQVSRSPRSKHSHRRHSPHSSLEGSRKRRSRSNSPVHHRRK, encoded by the exons ATGGAAGCTCAAGGGTTTATGAGACCTCCACATCCTCTTCCTTCATCCACACCACCTCCACCGCCTAACATGACAGATCCCCAACCACAACTACAACACCATCATCAACAGCAACCACCACCGCAAGGTAATTGGTTCTCGGGGCAGTTCCAGTATCACGCTTCTCAACCTcctccacaaccaccaccaccacagcaTCAACAGTGGGTTCCTCCCCCTTCTAATTCTTACCCTCCTCTTCCCCCTCCACCGCAACCACTACAACAACCTAATAACAATAATAACAACGTTTATCCTTATCACCATCCTTTACATCCACAACAACAACCTCACCATCACTACCTCCCACCTCCTCCTCCATCTCATCATCAGCATCCCTATTCTCATCCTCCTCCCCCAGCTTACTCTCAACag ACATGGGAGAATCCAAATCGAGTATACCAGCAGAGTTGGCAACATCCAG ATGGAAGCAATGTGGAAGATTGGGCAGCACGGGCTAAAGAGTGGGCAGCAGCTAAGACGGTGACAGTGGATAATCAACATATGCAACATCACTTTGTACCTATCGGTAGACCGGAGGAGCATAGTCATGTTTATCATGACCAGCTTCAACAAACTGGTGATGCTCGTTATGCAGATCCTCAGCAGCCACAACATACTCTGTCGAGCCACCAACACTATCCTGTCTCTTCCACAAATTTTAACAGGCCACCGGTGAATCATTTGCAAGAGTCAACGTTCAACTCTGGTGTCTCTTCTTCAtatgtttcagatggacattcgGCGTACATAGCTAGAGATGGAGCTCCGGGTGGAGATCAGAATCATGTATATCCTCAAGGAAGTGCTTCGGGCAACTCATCCATGTATCAGCAGGAGGTACCTTCTAGTTATTCTTCTGTTCCAG GTGCTGAGGGGGATGGAGAGCGGAATGAGCAGTTGCGCAGATCATCTAATTTACAGATGCAGGAAGGCCCGCACTACATGCaacaaaattttggtgccgcTGGTAGATCTGCTTCTCTGGATCAGCCTCATTTCGCTTATGGTGATCTACCTGCTGAACCCGTTGCTACATGCAACCGACCCTTAGAGTTTACACCAACTTTTAGTCGTGAGCATGATCCTCATCCACAGCCAAGCTACGCTCATCTTGATCCCATTCCTTCAGTTGTATCCGGGGTAGTCTATCCCCCAGTTCCATCAGGGGTACAG TCTGATCCTTCATTTGGACCTCCTGGTCCTGGGCATACTGCGTCAATGTTTGGCCAGATTACTGGGTCAAACTTCCATCCTGCTATTTCAGGTGTCAGTACACAATACGGTCTAGGTACAGGAATTTCAGTTCATCCTACAACTCCATTTATTGGAGATGCAAATGGTGGTTCTACTGTTTCGGACCGCCCGAAAAAG GGATCAGTGCCAAATTGGCTTAGAGAGGAAATAATTAAGAAGAAAGCTTCCATGGTAGGTTCTTATCAAGAGCATCCCGAAGGAGATTCAACCAATCCCATTGAAGAAGAGATTATTAGCAATTCATTTATAAACGGTGACCAGGCAGACAATAAAAGCATTAGCTCTTCTAGGCTGTCTGATGATGAGGACGACGATGAG GATGATATGAAAGCAGCAAACACTGCGGCTCACAACCGGGAAATTAAGCGCGTCCTTACTGAAATTCTATTGAAG GTCACTGATGAGTTGTTTGATGAGATCGCCAcaaaagttattgatgaagaagatgttACAGTTGAAG CTGACCGCAGCATTAACTTGCAAAAACAACTGTCCTGTCCTCCTTTCAAAACAACTAAGGCTTCAGCCAAGGTTCTTATTCCAGTCAAAGGCAAGCGATCTGAGACAACTGATGATAGTGAAAAATCTAGTTCTGGTGCTGCTGGAGATATATTGGGTCTCGGAAGTTATGCatctgatgaggatgatgaggtaACCGTAAGTTCCATTCAGCCAACTACTAAGCCAATACAGCCGAGCAAGCTTTCAGATATAAGCAGTGAAGATCAATTACACAAGGAGAGTGAGCACAAAAGAACCAGCTCAAGTAGGGCTCCAGTTCGAAGTGAAAGGGACAATGTAGCTACTGATAAGGACCATGACAAGAGATCAAACCATGAGACTAGTAGCCTCCAATCAACTCTTAACGGGTCCCCTGGAATTCAGGAAGACAAGAGTAATTTTGATGGTGGAAAGATGCCAGGTGCCAAGGTTGGTTTTGAGTCAAAAGTGGCCATTGAGGAAACTGACAGCGGAGAATCTGAATTGCCGCACGGGATTGTAAGAAAGACAACCATGGAAGGAAGATCATCTAGAAGCAGCACAGACCACAAAAATGACAAGGAAAAGAAGAGGAATTCTGGGGATAAAATTTCCATTAGAAAGGCAGAAAATGCTAAGACTAACGCGGACGAGAAACATTCTAATTCTAGGAGGCAGGATCAGAGACATGTTAGAAAGGAGAAGACAGAAGGAAGGGATAGGGATGTCTCGAAAGAAAGAGCGAGGGACCGAGGCACTAAAACTGGAGAGAAGGCAAAGGAAGATTCAAGAAGAGATTGCAATAGTAAGGATGAGACAAGAGAGACTGAGAAACTTAAGAAGACTAGTACGAAAGAAGATGGTAACAGGAAAAGAGAACGGGACAAAGATGAGAAggaagataaagatgagagggaagATAGGTCAAGGCATTCCAGACATAGGTCAGGGAGGCACAAGAGGCCTCGATCGTCGTCTATTAGCGGTAGGGGTAGAGATAGTAAAGACAACTCTGTCGGTAGTCATGCAGATGAATCGAGTGACGAAGCTTCTGAGGATTCAAGAAAAAG AAAGCCACGTTCAAAGAGACGCAGCACATCACCATCGCCTACCAGGTCCAGAAGAAG ACAAGTTTCGCGTTCTCCTCGTAGCAAGCATTCTCATCGCAGGCATTCTCCCCACTCTTCTCTCGAGGGCTCAAG GAAAAGAAGGTCGAGGTCCAATTCACCTGTTCACCATAGGCGAAAATGA